A window of the Virgibacillus pantothenticus genome harbors these coding sequences:
- a CDS encoding DMSO/selenate family reductase complex B subunit: MTQVGFFIDVTKCIGCKTCVISCKDKNDLEVGRNFRRVYSFETGEFPNPRLAHLSISCNHCDKPKCMENCPTTAIYKRKEDGVVLIDHDKCVGCKYCEWNCPYEAPQYSEELGRMTKCDTCIDLRENGEEPVCVTSCPMRAIEFGPIDELRKKHGTNSDIWGLPSSTITKPNLVIKK, from the coding sequence TTGACTCAAGTAGGCTTTTTTATAGATGTAACAAAGTGTATCGGTTGTAAAACTTGTGTCATTTCTTGTAAAGATAAAAATGATTTAGAAGTAGGTAGAAATTTTCGCAGAGTCTATTCTTTTGAAACTGGAGAGTTTCCAAATCCTAGATTAGCTCATTTATCCATTTCCTGTAATCATTGTGATAAGCCAAAATGTATGGAGAACTGTCCAACAACAGCTATCTATAAGCGGAAAGAAGATGGCGTTGTATTAATTGATCATGACAAATGTGTTGGCTGTAAGTATTGTGAATGGAACTGTCCTTATGAGGCACCACAATATAGTGAAGAATTGGGAAGAATGACAAAGTGTGATACTTGCATAGATTTACGGGAAAATGGTGAAGAACCTGTATGTGTTACTTCATGTCCCATGCGTGCAATAGAATTTGGTCCGATTGATGAATTACGTAAAAAGCACGGAACAAATAGTGATATTTGGGGACTACCAAGTTCAACGATTACGAAACCGAATCTGGTGATTAAGAAGTAA